One window of Papaver somniferum cultivar HN1 chromosome 9, ASM357369v1, whole genome shotgun sequence genomic DNA carries:
- the LOC113307974 gene encoding elicitor-responsive protein 1-like translates to MQAMGSFNGPKIRANNLFVYALLFLLIGSHVSVSVSARESKVELNGKFPKGSVKDLGQSSKAARIKRTVNGLLEVLLVDAKGLKDLERFTGGMDPYVMINYKKQERNSTVAKGAGSKPVWNKKFSFRVQYPDNTGGKGYKLILKLMDKDTFTVDDFIGETVIYVEDLLALGGEKGKYQIQPSKYRVVGSNKKYNGEIRVGLSFTRTR, encoded by the exons ATGCAAGCAATGGGTTCGTTTAATGGCCCTAAAATTAGAGCCAACAATTTGTTTGTTTACGCCCTGTTGTTTCTTCTCATTGGTTCTCATGTTTCTGTCTCTGTTTCAGCCCGG GAATCAAAAGTGGAACTTAATGGGAAATTTCCAAAAGGATCTGTAAAAGACCTTGGTCAAAGTAGTAAAGCTGCTAGA ATAAAGAGAACAGTGAATGGGCTATTGGAGGTGCTGCTGGTGGATGCCAAAGGCTTGAAAGATCTTGAGCGATTTACTG GAGGGATGGATCCGTATGTGATGATCAACTACAAAAAGCAAGAGCGAAATAGCACTGTTGCTAAAG GTGCAGGTAGCAAACCAGTGTGGAACAAAAAGTTTTCTTTCAGGGTTCAATATCCTGATAATACTGGTGGCAAGGGGTACAAGCTCATCCTGAAGCTCATGGACAAAGACACTTTCACTGTTGACGATTTCATTGGTGAAACTGT GATTTATGTGGAGGATCTGTTGGCACTAGGAGGTGAAAAGGGAAAGTATCAAATACAACCTAGCAAATACAGAGTCGTCGGCTCAAACAAAAAGTACAATGGAGAGATTCGAGTCGGCCTTTCTTTCACCCGCACAAG GTAA